In Musa acuminata AAA Group cultivar baxijiao chromosome BXJ2-10, Cavendish_Baxijiao_AAA, whole genome shotgun sequence, a genomic segment contains:
- the LOC103974932 gene encoding aspartokinase 2, chloroplastic produces the protein MAAALRFAGISPCVGFRRDPSTSLALSSSFSSKLWVELSPRSIGTKRARGYPRNRSLRVSCERGVSAFFEEDEAERQGADGDAPQLSIVMKFGGSSVASAERMKKVADLILSFPEERPVIVLSAMGKTTNNLLLAGEKAVCCGVSNVSELHELSFIKDLHLKTVDELGLDKSIVSGLLDELEQLLKGIAMMKELTLRTRDYLVSFGECLSTRVFAAYLNKIGVKARQYDAFDIGFITTDDFTNADILEATYPAIAKRLHGDWINNPAIPIVTGFLGKGWKSCAVTTLGRGGSDLTATTIGKALGLREIQVWKDVDGVLTCDPNIYPSARPVPHLTFEEAAELAYFGAQVLHPLSMRPAREGDIPVRVKNSYNPQAPGTVITKERDMSKAVLTSIVLKSNITMLDIVSTRMLGQYGFLAKVFAIFEDLGISVDCVATSEVSISLTLDPSKLWSRELIQQELDHVVEELEKIAVVHLLQHRSIISLVGNVQRSSLILEKAFNVLRKNGVNVQMISQGASKVNISLIVNDDEAKQCVKALHSAFFENGFLSEVGEAEFSGNGTTIPSNVSVM, from the exons ATGGCAGCAGCTCTCCGATTCGCGGGGATATCTCCCTGTGTAGGGTTTCGAAGGGATCCGTCGACTTCTCTCGCTCTCTCGTCGAGCTTTTCAAGTAAGCTCTGGGTCGAGTTGTCTCCGAGGTCGATAGGTACAAAGAGGGCGCGTGGTTACCCGAGGAATAGGAGTTTGAGGGTGAGCTGCGAGAGGGGAGTTTCTGCTTTCTTCGAGGAGGACGAGGCGGAGAGGCAGGGTGCGGACGGAGATGCCCCGCAGCTGAGCATCGTGATGAAGTTTGGTGGGTCGTCGGTGGCGTCGGCTGAGAGGATGAAAAAGGTTGCTGACCTTATTCTTAGCTTTCCAGAGGAACGGCCGGTGATTGTGCTCTCCGCCATGGGAAAGACGACAAACAATCTTTTGCTG GCCGGCGAAAAAGCAGTTTGCTGTGGTGTTTCAAATGTATCAGAGCTTCATGAGTTAAGCTTTATTAAGGATCTGCATCTTAA GACAGTCGATGAGCTTGGGCTTGATAAATCTATCGTCTCTG GTTTGTTGGATGAGCTAGAGCAACTTCTTAAAGGCATTGCAATGATGAAAGAGCTGACACTTCGTACAAGGGACTATCTTGTTTCATTTGGAGAATGCCTGTCTACAAGAGTCTTTGCAGCATATCTAAATAAAATTGGTGTAAAGGCACGACAG TATGATGCATTTGATATTGGTTTCATAACAACAGATGACTTTACAAATGCGGATATCTTGGAAGCAACTTATCCTGCCATTGCTAAGAGGTTACACGGTGACTGGATTAATAATCCAGCAATCCCTATTGTTACTGGCTTTCTTGGGAAG GGTTGGAAATCCTGTGCGGTCACTACACTAGGCAGGGGTGGAAGTGATTTGACTGCAACAACTATTGGTAAAGCTTTGGGATTGCGAGAAATCCAG GTCTGGAAGGATGTTGATGGCGTTCTGACATGCGACCCTAATATATATCCCAGTGCAAGGCCCGTACCACATTTGACATTTGAAGAGGCAGCTGAGCTTGCCTATTTTGGTGCACAG GTtttgcatccactatcaatgagaCCTGCTCGAGAAGGTGATATACCAGTGAGGGTCAAGAATTCCTACAACCCTCAAGCTCCTGGTACTGTCATCACTAAGGAAAGAGATATGAGCAAG GCTGTGCTAACCAGCattgttttgaaatcaaatattacCATGTTGGATATAGTGAGCACTCGAATGCTTGGTCAGTATGGCTTCTTAGCAAAG GTTTTTGCTATATTTGAAGATTTGGGTATATCTGTTGACTGTGTTGCGACAAGTGAAGTCAGTATCTCTTTGACATTGGATCCATCAAAACTTTGGAGTCGAGAATTAATTCAGCAG GAGCTTGATCATGTGGTCGAAGAGCTTGAGAAAATTGCAGTCGTTCATCTCCTTCAGCATAGATCAATAATCTCTCTCGTTGGGAATGTACAGCGGTCTTCCTTGATACTAGAAAAG GCATTCAATGTTCTTCGGAAGAACGGAGTGAATGTCCAGATGATCTCTCAGGGAGCATCTAAG GTAAACATTTCCTTGATAGTCAATGATGATGAGGCAAAGCAGTGTGTCAAGGCTCTGCATTCAGCGTTCTTTGAGAATGGTTTCCTTTCAGAAGTCGGAGAAGCAGAATTTTCGGGTAACGGCACCACAATTCCCTCCAACGTCTCTGTGATGTAA